One genomic region from Parerythrobacter aestuarii encodes:
- the hisS gene encoding histidine--tRNA ligase — protein MGKNTPQAIRGTQDIFGADAEAFAFVVETFERVRKLYRFRRVEMPVLEMTEVFARSIGETTDVVGKEMYSFVDRGGDEVTMRPEFTAGISRAYLSNGWLQYAPIRLATHGPLFRFERPQKGRYRQFHQIDAEIIGAAEPQADVELLTMADQLLRELGIQGVSLQLNTLGDSESRERWRAALVDYFTAVRGDLSEDSQERLEKNPLRILDSKDRKDQVFVGDAPKIDDFLSDDALAFFQAVTDGLNAAGVKWKRAENLVRGLDYYRHTAFEFMPDVGSTAANTLGSQSTVLGGGRYDGLIESLGGQATPAVGWAAGIERLAMLVGERIEPKADAVVVLENDEHMMNAVQLLARLRGAGFSAELFASGSPRKRFDKAKKIPSHTLVTFPVTDAGITVRVLGDGGEIATAVENLVLTRP, from the coding sequence ATGGGAAAGAACACACCGCAGGCCATTCGCGGCACACAGGATATTTTCGGTGCCGATGCCGAGGCATTTGCCTTCGTCGTCGAAACCTTCGAGCGCGTCCGCAAGCTCTATCGCTTCCGCCGGGTCGAGATGCCGGTGCTGGAAATGACCGAGGTCTTTGCAAGGTCCATCGGAGAGACGACCGACGTGGTCGGCAAGGAGATGTATTCGTTCGTTGATCGTGGGGGCGATGAGGTCACAATGCGTCCGGAATTTACGGCAGGCATCTCCCGGGCCTATTTGAGCAATGGTTGGCTTCAATACGCGCCTATTCGACTCGCGACGCATGGTCCCCTGTTCCGGTTTGAGCGACCACAGAAAGGCCGTTATCGGCAATTTCACCAGATTGATGCCGAAATTATCGGCGCTGCTGAGCCGCAGGCTGATGTTGAACTGCTTACGATGGCAGATCAATTGCTTCGCGAACTCGGCATCCAAGGCGTTAGTCTTCAACTGAACACGCTTGGCGACTCAGAGAGCCGTGAACGATGGCGTGCTGCACTCGTTGACTACTTCACCGCAGTAAGGGGTGACCTGAGCGAGGACAGTCAGGAACGGCTGGAAAAGAATCCGCTTCGCATTCTCGACAGCAAGGATCGGAAGGATCAGGTTTTCGTCGGTGACGCACCGAAGATTGACGACTTTTTGTCTGACGATGCGCTTGCCTTCTTCCAAGCTGTTACTGATGGGCTCAACGCCGCTGGCGTCAAATGGAAGCGGGCAGAAAACTTGGTGCGTGGCTTGGACTACTATAGGCATACGGCTTTTGAATTCATGCCAGACGTCGGGTCGACAGCAGCAAATACGCTTGGCTCGCAAAGCACGGTTCTCGGTGGCGGACGCTATGACGGCCTAATAGAGAGTCTGGGCGGGCAGGCGACGCCTGCAGTCGGCTGGGCAGCAGGTATTGAGCGCTTGGCAATGTTGGTTGGAGAGCGGATCGAACCAAAAGCCGATGCAGTCGTTGTGCTGGAAAACGACGAGCACATGATGAATGCCGTGCAGTTGCTAGCTCGACTGCGTGGTGCTGGGTTTTCAGCTGAGCTTTTCGCAAGTGGATCGCCACGCAAGAGATTCGACAAGGCGAAGAAGATCCCCTCGCACACTCTGGTGACTTTTCCAGTTACTGATGCCGGCATAACGGTTCGAGTGCTGGGCGATGGCGGTGAGATTGCTACGGCGGTTGAGAATCTTGTTTTGACGCGCCCATGA
- the ppa gene encoding inorganic diphosphatase, which produces MRIDKIPAGNNPPEDLNVIIEVPTGGEPVKYEFDKESGALFVDRILHTPMRYPANYGFVPHTLSPDGDPLDALVIARSPFIPGCVVRTRPIGVLNLEDEHGGDEKLICVPVDTTFPYYSDVGETKDLPSIIFQQIEHFFTHYKDLEAEKWVRIGKWGDAAEARRVVVEAIERASVS; this is translated from the coding sequence ATGCGCATCGACAAGATCCCCGCGGGCAACAACCCGCCCGAAGACCTCAACGTCATCATCGAAGTCCCCACCGGTGGCGAGCCGGTAAAGTACGAGTTCGACAAGGAATCGGGCGCGCTGTTCGTAGACCGAATCCTGCACACGCCGATGCGCTATCCGGCCAATTACGGCTTCGTCCCGCATACGCTCAGCCCCGATGGCGACCCGCTTGATGCGCTGGTGATCGCCCGTTCGCCCTTCATCCCGGGCTGCGTCGTACGCACTCGCCCGATCGGCGTGCTCAATCTCGAAGACGAGCACGGCGGCGACGAGAAGCTGATCTGCGTGCCGGTCGACACGACGTTCCCTTATTATTCGGATGTCGGGGAAACCAAGGACCTGCCGTCAATCATCTTCCAGCAGATCGAGCACTTCTTCACCCACTACAAGGATCTCGAAGCCGAGAAGTGGGTTCGCATCGGCAAATGGGGCGATGCCGCCGAGGCACGCCGGGTCGTAGTCGAAGCCATCGAACGCGCGTCTGTCTCTTGA
- the lptB gene encoding LPS export ABC transporter ATP-binding protein yields the protein MSMLETDDPAHAIEEATKAAAPPIPQGGLEVVSIAKSYDKRAVLTDISLSVGKGEVLGLLGPNGAGKTTCFYSVMGLVRPDAGRVLMDGEDVTHLPMYRRAILGLGYLPQETSIFRGMTVEQNINCVLEMVEPDPETREKELDRLLDEFGLQRLRTSPAMALSGGERRRCEIARALAAKPSIMLLDEPFAGIDPLSIHDIRDLVKDLKTRGIGVLITDHNVRETLEIVDRACIIYGGQVLFAGTPQELVADENVRRLYLGESFTL from the coding sequence ATGAGCATGCTTGAGACCGACGATCCGGCACACGCCATCGAAGAAGCGACCAAAGCCGCCGCGCCCCCTATCCCGCAAGGTGGGCTCGAGGTCGTCTCCATCGCCAAGAGCTACGACAAGCGTGCAGTGCTGACCGATATCTCGCTAAGCGTCGGCAAAGGCGAAGTGCTGGGCCTGCTTGGCCCGAACGGGGCCGGCAAGACCACGTGTTTCTACTCCGTGATGGGTCTGGTGCGCCCTGATGCCGGACGCGTGCTGATGGATGGCGAGGATGTGACTCACTTGCCGATGTACCGCCGCGCGATCCTGGGTCTGGGCTATTTGCCGCAGGAGACCAGCATTTTCCGCGGCATGACGGTGGAGCAGAACATCAACTGTGTGTTGGAAATGGTCGAACCAGACCCGGAAACACGTGAGAAGGAGCTCGACCGGCTGCTCGACGAATTCGGGCTGCAACGCTTGCGCACTTCGCCCGCCATGGCGCTCTCAGGCGGGGAACGGCGACGCTGCGAGATTGCCCGCGCGCTGGCAGCGAAACCATCGATCATGCTGCTCGACGAACCCTTTGCGGGGATCGACCCCCTGTCGATTCACGACATCCGCGATCTGGTGAAGGACCTCAAGACCCGCGGCATCGGCGTTTTGATCACAGACCACAACGTACGCGAAACGCTGGAGATCGTGGACCGCGCCTGCATCATCTATGGCGGCCAGGTCCTGTTTGCCGGGACGCCGCAAGAGCTGGTGGCAGACGAGAATGTGCGACGGCTTTACCTCGGAGAGAGCTTCACGCTCTAG
- the rpoN gene encoding RNA polymerase factor sigma-54, producing the protein MALGPRLDLRQSQSLVMTPQLQQAIKLLALSNLEIETFIGEALESNPLLEAGEVSREDSIGDAPALPEEAGADTYGGDDNPLDINVNALDRDRDTGDGEWGAAGAASYSDDLTPIEDRRSADTTLAEHLHEQVGALAFNQREEFLARNLVDRLDEAGYLDADLRSVAADLGVALCELEDALELVQTLDPTGVGARSLSECLALQAKEANRYDPCMARLLDNLDLVAKGEFARLKRMCDVDDEDFADMLSELRSYDPKPGLQYGGGEAGAVVPDVLLTRDDAGHWKIALNEATLPRLVVNRGYFLELREGCTDKDSKAWLKEKLGDANWLIKALDQRQKTILAVSSQIVKKQAGFFKKGVSELRPLTLREVAEEIDMHESTVSRVTSNKYLNCDRGTFELKYFFTSGVGSADGEGASSEAVKARIKALTDAEDPKKILSDDKLVELLKAEGFDLARRTVAKYREAMGIGSSVQRRRAKKLAGLG; encoded by the coding sequence ATGGCGCTCGGACCCAGACTGGATCTTCGCCAATCGCAAAGTTTGGTGATGACGCCGCAGCTGCAGCAGGCGATCAAGCTGCTGGCGCTGTCCAATCTCGAGATCGAGACCTTTATCGGCGAAGCGTTGGAATCTAACCCGCTGCTGGAAGCTGGCGAAGTCAGTCGCGAAGACAGCATCGGCGATGCGCCGGCCCTGCCCGAAGAAGCCGGCGCCGATACCTACGGCGGCGACGACAACCCCCTCGACATAAATGTCAATGCGCTCGACCGGGATCGCGACACCGGCGATGGGGAATGGGGTGCGGCTGGAGCGGCATCCTATAGCGACGACCTCACGCCGATCGAGGATCGACGTTCGGCCGACACCACTCTGGCCGAGCACCTGCACGAGCAGGTTGGCGCTCTTGCCTTTAACCAGCGGGAGGAATTCCTCGCCCGCAATCTTGTCGATCGGCTCGACGAAGCGGGGTATCTCGATGCGGACTTGCGGTCTGTCGCGGCCGATCTTGGCGTTGCCCTTTGTGAACTCGAAGACGCGCTCGAGCTGGTTCAGACGCTCGATCCCACCGGTGTCGGTGCGCGCAGCTTGAGCGAATGCCTCGCCTTGCAAGCCAAGGAAGCCAATCGCTACGATCCCTGCATGGCGCGACTGCTCGACAATCTCGATCTCGTCGCCAAGGGCGAGTTCGCGCGGCTCAAGCGCATGTGCGACGTAGATGACGAAGACTTCGCCGACATGCTCAGCGAGCTGCGCAGCTACGATCCCAAGCCCGGCCTGCAATACGGCGGTGGCGAGGCTGGCGCAGTCGTGCCCGATGTCTTGCTGACGCGCGACGACGCGGGCCACTGGAAAATCGCCCTGAATGAAGCCACCCTGCCCCGACTGGTGGTCAACCGCGGTTACTTCCTCGAGCTGCGCGAAGGCTGCACCGACAAGGACAGCAAGGCCTGGCTCAAGGAGAAGCTCGGCGATGCAAACTGGTTGATCAAGGCGCTCGACCAGCGGCAGAAGACCATTCTCGCCGTGTCATCTCAGATCGTGAAGAAGCAGGCCGGGTTCTTCAAGAAAGGCGTGAGCGAGCTCAGGCCGCTGACGCTGCGCGAAGTCGCGGAAGAGATCGACATGCACGAAAGCACAGTCAGCCGTGTGACCAGCAACAAATACCTCAACTGCGATCGTGGCACCTTCGAGCTCAAATACTTCTTCACCAGCGGTGTCGGAAGCGCCGATGGCGAAGGCGCGAGTTCGGAAGCGGTCAAGGCACGCATCAAGGCCCTGACCGACGCCGAGGACCCCAAGAAGATCCTCAGCGACGACAAACTGGTAGAATTGCTCAAGGCCGAGGGCTTCGATCTCGCCCGACGCACGGTGGCCAAATACCGCGAGGCCATGGGTATTGGTAGCTCGGTTCAGAGGCGCAGGGCGAAGAAGCTGGCAGGCTTGGGATAA
- the ctrA gene encoding response regulator transcription factor CtrA: protein MRVLLIEDEPTTAKAIELMLTTEGFNVYSTDLGEEGLDLGKLYDYDIILLDLNLPDMHGYDVLKKLRVSKVQTPVLILSGIAEMDSKIRSFGFGADDYVTKPFHREELVARIHAVVRRSKGHSQSIIRTGKLAVNLDTKTVEVDGARVHLTGKEYAMLELLSLRKGTTLTKEMFLNHLYGGMDEPELKIIDVFICKLRKKLSLACGGDNYIETVWGRGYVLRDPDETAEAA, encoded by the coding sequence ATGCGTGTACTGCTGATCGAAGACGAGCCGACAACGGCAAAAGCCATCGAGCTGATGCTGACGACTGAAGGCTTCAATGTCTATTCGACCGACCTCGGCGAGGAAGGCCTCGATCTGGGCAAGCTGTATGATTACGATATCATCCTGCTCGATCTCAACCTGCCCGACATGCACGGCTACGACGTGCTCAAGAAACTGCGCGTTTCGAAGGTGCAGACCCCGGTCCTGATCCTGTCCGGCATTGCCGAAATGGACAGCAAGATCCGCTCATTCGGCTTCGGTGCCGACGACTATGTGACCAAGCCGTTCCACCGCGAAGAGCTGGTCGCCCGCATCCACGCCGTGGTGCGCCGTTCGAAGGGCCACAGCCAGTCGATCATTCGCACCGGCAAGCTGGCCGTGAACCTCGACACCAAGACCGTCGAAGTCGACGGTGCCCGCGTCCACCTGACCGGCAAGGAATATGCGATGCTCGAGCTGCTATCGCTGCGCAAGGGCACCACGCTGACCAAGGAAATGTTCCTCAACCATCTCTATGGCGGGATGGACGAGCCGGAACTCAAGATCATCGACGTGTTCATCTGCAAGCTGCGCAAGAAGCTCAGCCTGGCATGCGGCGGCGACAATTACATCGAAACCGTCTGGGGCCGCGGCTACGTGCTGCGCGATCCGGACGAGACCGCCGAAGCGGCGTAG
- a CDS encoding heme-binding protein yields the protein MPIDTNFRFSHDHNQPLGAEALKSLTEDGTDFLQLLRGLVGSEPADQPRRVWQGTGFNMIWRPNFGGQSGNTAHFLQLNMTGETLSFTDISGDTGIANRSLFEKDIFLGGAAYLQEIVDTFDNSGQHFEPGVFNLVPATTDPNEPVTVVRMGSIPHGTTINMQGIAFEVVEPRIDPVSITPFVIGDPTSLVPFPEEDLSNALDSRTDLARVPGLDQAHLDDPNQFLRDALDGQTIDRTVVIQLTTRAADPIPPEVGGGVANIAFLEGTENGPNADVPLAQSTFWIETGTDRDGSPLLQLQYTQMVLLDFNGLSWPHVTVATLRPQG from the coding sequence ATGCCAATCGATACCAATTTCAGGTTTAGCCATGACCACAACCAGCCCCTGGGCGCGGAAGCCCTGAAATCGCTGACCGAAGATGGAACCGACTTCCTCCAGCTGCTGCGTGGACTTGTCGGGAGCGAGCCCGCAGACCAGCCGCGACGAGTGTGGCAAGGGACCGGCTTCAACATGATCTGGCGGCCCAACTTCGGCGGGCAATCGGGAAACACAGCGCATTTCCTGCAATTGAACATGACAGGAGAAACCCTGTCTTTCACCGACATCAGCGGGGACACAGGCATCGCCAACCGCAGCCTGTTCGAGAAGGATATCTTCCTCGGCGGCGCCGCCTATCTGCAGGAAATCGTCGATACATTCGACAACAGCGGGCAGCATTTCGAGCCCGGCGTTTTCAATCTCGTACCGGCCACGACCGACCCGAACGAGCCGGTTACCGTCGTGCGTATGGGCTCGATCCCCCACGGCACCACCATCAATATGCAGGGTATCGCCTTTGAAGTGGTTGAGCCCCGCATCGACCCGGTGTCGATCACGCCGTTTGTCATTGGTGATCCCACCAGCCTTGTACCGTTTCCGGAAGAGGATCTCTCCAATGCCCTGGATTCGCGGACCGACCTTGCCCGTGTGCCGGGGCTCGACCAGGCGCATCTCGACGATCCCAACCAGTTCTTGCGCGACGCTCTCGACGGCCAGACCATCGATCGCACCGTTGTGATCCAGCTGACAACGCGAGCGGCTGACCCGATTCCACCCGAGGTTGGAGGAGGCGTTGCCAACATCGCGTTCCTTGAAGGCACGGAAAACGGCCCCAACGCCGACGTACCATTGGCGCAGTCCACCTTCTGGATCGAGACCGGTACCGATCGCGATGGCTCACCACTTCTCCAGCTTCAATATACGCAGATGGTCCTGCTGGACTTCAACGGGTTGAGCTGGCCGCATGTAACGGTCGCAACCTTGCGACCGCAGGGATAG
- the trmB gene encoding tRNA (guanine(46)-N(7))-methyltransferase TrmB — MSAFKEGDPTTLGRLYGRSQGKPLRQKQQDLVDNLLPQIAVPEEGPVTAMSLFSEDCPLHFEIGFGGGEHLAYRADLLPNHGFIGAEPFVNGVAQALTHIDEQRLSNVRLHMGDALDVLQRIPDGALTMIYLLHPDPWPKNKHAKRRMMNDGPVQMFADKLKAGGELRFGTDHPIYLRHALMVMRRHTESFEWVTEGPSSWQERPSGWPETRYEHKARTVYGHEVWYFRFRRK; from the coding sequence ATGTCAGCATTCAAGGAAGGCGACCCCACCACATTGGGTCGGCTGTATGGCCGCAGCCAGGGCAAGCCGCTGCGCCAGAAGCAACAAGACCTCGTCGACAATCTGTTGCCGCAGATCGCGGTACCGGAAGAAGGCCCGGTGACGGCAATGTCGCTGTTCAGCGAGGATTGCCCGCTGCACTTCGAAATCGGCTTCGGCGGCGGCGAGCATCTGGCCTATCGTGCCGACCTGCTCCCCAACCACGGCTTCATCGGGGCCGAGCCTTTCGTCAACGGGGTGGCACAGGCGCTGACCCATATCGACGAGCAGCGTTTGTCCAACGTACGCTTGCATATGGGCGATGCCCTGGATGTGCTGCAGCGCATTCCCGACGGCGCGCTGACCATGATCTACCTGCTCCACCCCGATCCCTGGCCCAAGAACAAGCACGCCAAGCGGCGGATGATGAACGATGGCCCGGTGCAGATGTTCGCCGACAAGCTCAAGGCCGGCGGCGAGCTGCGCTTCGGCACCGACCACCCGATCTATTTGCGCCACGCGCTGATGGTGATGCGCCGCCATACCGAGAGCTTCGAATGGGTCACCGAAGGCCCTTCAAGCTGGCAGGAGCGCCCCAGCGGCTGGCCGGAGACGCGCTACGAGCACAAGGCCCGCACGGTCTATGGCCATGAGGTGTGGTACTTCCGGTTTCGGCGGAAGTAG
- a CDS encoding DUF3592 domain-containing protein, with protein MIGGKGLVGAAFLLAGLVFVGGGVFKTWEVNALAATGVHTRGEVTYMKRKSTSGRSGGRSWYAWVVFRTSTGEEIGFENRQGSALRSHEVGDIVDVVYDPADPSDAIIDNFWTRFAWVFATLFASVFVLLGGWLVRRDRREQREDGWIR; from the coding sequence GTGATCGGGGGCAAAGGCCTGGTCGGTGCCGCTTTCCTTCTGGCGGGGCTCGTTTTTGTAGGCGGCGGCGTTTTCAAGACCTGGGAAGTGAATGCGCTAGCGGCTACGGGGGTGCATACCCGCGGTGAGGTTACCTACATGAAGCGCAAGTCAACCAGCGGTCGGAGCGGAGGGCGAAGCTGGTATGCCTGGGTTGTCTTCAGGACTTCGACCGGCGAGGAAATCGGTTTTGAGAACAGACAGGGCAGCGCCCTTCGATCTCACGAGGTGGGCGACATCGTGGACGTCGTCTACGACCCGGCGGATCCCAGCGACGCCATCATCGACAATTTCTGGACCCGTTTTGCGTGGGTTTTCGCAACGCTGTTTGCCAGCGTCTTCGTTCTACTGGGAGGCTGGTTAGTCCGGCGCGATCGCCGCGAACAGCGAGAAGACGGCTGGATACGCTGA
- a CDS encoding DUF3592 domain-containing protein, which produces MPRFMFWIGLVFALVGTGLAYGTFYAWTASQSMVNDGVQTEGKVIDLEYRPSDDGGGTYAPVVEFHDRDGNRQVYYSAASSNPPSHSRGDVVTIYYMPDTPERAMIDSFSDRWMVILITGIMTLAFGGIGYGILFFMVRRWRTVRRLKAHGMAIMADFEGCHLDTSTRVNGRSPWRVVATAIHPGTGKKDAFESEQIWVNLSEELQGKKLRVLVDPARPHDHYVDLSEYIAED; this is translated from the coding sequence ATGCCGCGTTTCATGTTCTGGATAGGGTTGGTGTTTGCGCTTGTCGGGACTGGGCTCGCCTATGGCACCTTCTACGCCTGGACTGCTTCACAGAGCATGGTCAATGACGGAGTCCAGACCGAAGGCAAGGTTATCGACCTCGAGTACCGGCCCAGCGACGATGGCGGGGGCACCTATGCCCCGGTGGTCGAATTCCACGACCGTGATGGCAACCGGCAGGTCTATTATTCGGCCGCATCGAGCAATCCACCGAGCCATTCGCGCGGGGATGTGGTGACGATCTATTACATGCCCGACACGCCCGAACGAGCGATGATCGACAGTTTTTCCGACCGCTGGATGGTCATCCTGATCACCGGGATCATGACGCTCGCTTTCGGTGGCATCGGCTACGGCATCCTGTTCTTCATGGTCCGTCGCTGGCGCACCGTCCGGCGGCTCAAGGCACATGGCATGGCGATCATGGCGGATTTCGAAGGCTGCCATCTCGACACCAGCACACGGGTCAACGGTCGCAGCCCCTGGCGCGTGGTCGCGACCGCGATCCATCCCGGCACCGGCAAGAAAGACGCCTTTGAAAGCGAGCAGATCTGGGTCAACTTGAGCGAAGAGCTGCAGGGCAAGAAGCTGCGCGTGCTCGTCGATCCGGCGCGGCCGCACGATCACTACGTCGATTTGTCCGAGTATATAGCCGAGGACTAG
- a CDS encoding glycine cleavage system protein R — MTEITRIVLSVTGSDKPGLTEALSAAIFAAGGNWQEGHLSRLGGLYVGSVLVEIDPLRVAELEQEVRGIDAHGLTVSALPAGESPAASGRALMFELIGQDRPGIIREVTRILTGLGANIESLSSGEETGAHAGERLFRAHVSVSLPDAVRPEGAQEALEAISSEIMVDFTFA; from the coding sequence ATGACCGAAATCACCCGCATTGTCCTCTCCGTCACCGGCAGCGACAAGCCGGGGCTGACCGAAGCGCTCTCGGCCGCGATTTTCGCAGCCGGCGGCAATTGGCAGGAAGGGCATCTGAGCCGACTCGGCGGACTCTATGTCGGCTCCGTGCTGGTCGAGATCGACCCGCTGCGCGTGGCCGAGTTGGAGCAGGAAGTGCGCGGCATAGACGCGCATGGGCTGACTGTCTCGGCCTTGCCGGCAGGCGAGAGCCCGGCGGCCAGTGGCCGCGCCCTGATGTTCGAACTGATCGGGCAGGACCGGCCGGGTATCATCCGCGAAGTGACCCGCATCCTCACAGGGCTCGGCGCCAATATCGAAAGCCTTTCCAGCGGCGAGGAAACCGGCGCGCATGCGGGCGAACGGCTGTTCCGCGCGCATGTCAGCGTGAGCCTGCCCGATGCGGTGAGGCCCGAGGGGGCACAGGAAGCACTGGAGGCAATTTCCAGCGAGATCATGGTCGATTTCACCTTCGCCTGA
- a CDS encoding NADP-dependent malic enzyme: MADDKPQGFTTREALFYHETIRPGKIEIIASKPMATQRDLSLAYSPGVAAPVEAIAEDPSTAAKYTARSNLVAVISNGTAILGLGNLGALASKPVMEGKAVLFKRFADVDSIDLELDTEDPEAFINAVALMEPSFGGINLEDIAAPECFIIEQALREKMNIPVMHDDQHGTAIIAAAGLINACHLTGRDLRDCRMVVNGAGASALACTALIKALGIPHENVIVCDRSGPIYPGRDGVDQWKSAHAVPTEARSLEEALVGADIFLGLSAAGALKPEWVAKMADSPIIFAMANPTPEIMPDEAKAVRPDAIIATGRSDFPNQVNNVLGFPFIFRGALDVQATAINEEMKIAAAKAIADLARERVPDEVAAAYGMNQKFGTDYIIPAPFDPRLIEVVSSAVAKAAMDSGVARAPIEDFDEYRLSLKARLNPTTAALTNVYEVCKANPKRMVFAEAEEDVVLRAAIQYRDFGYGTPILVGRTKQVVDRLHMLGVPDPGSFEIQNSADSSYVPEMVDYLYKRLQRKGYTERDVRRMVNQERNVFAALLVALGHGDAMISGLTRTFSQTAREVNRVLDPKPGAVPFGIHMMVGKNHTTFLADTTINERPSAELLAHIAKETAAVARRMGHEPRVAFLSYSTFGNPSGQWLGNIRDAVAILDAEQPGFEYEGEMAPDAALNPKVMALYPFSRLSGPANVLVMPGLQSANLSAKLLRELAGNATIGPMLIGMEKPVQIAPMTAIAPDILTLAVLAAAGVVG, encoded by the coding sequence TTGGCCGACGACAAACCGCAAGGTTTCACAACGCGCGAAGCGTTGTTCTATCACGAGACCATCCGCCCGGGTAAGATCGAGATCATCGCCTCCAAGCCGATGGCGACCCAGCGCGACCTCAGCCTGGCCTACTCACCGGGCGTGGCAGCGCCGGTGGAAGCCATTGCCGAAGATCCTTCGACGGCAGCCAAGTATACCGCCCGTTCCAACCTGGTTGCAGTGATTTCCAACGGCACCGCGATCCTCGGACTTGGCAACCTTGGTGCGCTGGCCTCGAAGCCGGTGATGGAAGGCAAGGCGGTGCTGTTCAAGCGCTTCGCCGATGTCGATTCGATCGACCTCGAACTCGACACGGAGGATCCCGAAGCCTTCATCAACGCGGTGGCGCTGATGGAACCGAGCTTTGGCGGCATCAACCTCGAGGACATCGCGGCTCCCGAATGCTTCATCATCGAGCAGGCTCTGCGCGAGAAGATGAACATCCCGGTGATGCACGATGACCAGCACGGTACCGCCATCATCGCTGCAGCCGGGTTGATCAATGCCTGCCACCTGACCGGGCGCGACCTCAGGGACTGCCGCATGGTGGTGAACGGGGCCGGGGCCTCGGCCCTCGCGTGCACCGCGCTGATCAAGGCGCTGGGCATTCCGCACGAGAACGTGATCGTGTGCGATCGCTCGGGCCCGATCTATCCGGGCCGCGACGGGGTCGACCAATGGAAGAGCGCGCATGCCGTGCCGACCGAAGCGCGCAGCCTCGAAGAAGCTCTGGTGGGGGCGGATATCTTCCTCGGCCTCTCCGCCGCCGGCGCGCTCAAACCCGAATGGGTCGCGAAAATGGCTGACAGCCCGATCATCTTCGCCATGGCCAACCCGACGCCGGAGATCATGCCCGACGAAGCCAAGGCGGTGCGGCCCGATGCCATCATCGCTACCGGGCGCAGCGACTTTCCCAACCAGGTCAACAATGTCCTGGGCTTCCCCTTCATCTTCCGCGGCGCGCTCGACGTGCAGGCGACCGCGATCAATGAAGAAATGAAGATTGCCGCCGCCAAGGCCATCGCCGATCTCGCCCGCGAGCGCGTGCCCGATGAAGTCGCTGCCGCCTATGGCATGAACCAGAAGTTCGGCACCGATTACATCATCCCGGCCCCGTTCGACCCGCGCCTGATCGAAGTCGTGTCGTCTGCCGTCGCAAAGGCTGCGATGGACAGCGGCGTGGCGCGTGCGCCGATCGAGGATTTCGACGAATACCGCCTGTCCTTGAAGGCGCGGCTCAACCCGACCACCGCCGCGCTGACCAATGTCTACGAAGTGTGCAAGGCCAATCCCAAGCGGATGGTCTTTGCCGAAGCCGAAGAGGATGTCGTGCTTCGCGCAGCGATCCAGTATCGCGATTTCGGCTATGGCACGCCGATCCTTGTCGGGCGGACCAAGCAGGTGGTCGACCGGCTGCACATGCTGGGTGTGCCCGATCCGGGCAGCTTCGAAATCCAGAACTCGGCAGATTCGTCCTACGTGCCGGAGATGGTCGACTATCTCTACAAGCGGCTGCAACGCAAAGGCTATACCGAGCGCGACGTGCGTCGCATGGTCAACCAGGAACGCAACGTCTTCGCTGCGCTGCTGGTGGCGCTGGGCCATGGCGATGCGATGATCTCGGGCCTCACCCGTACCTTCTCGCAGACCGCGCGCGAAGTGAACCGGGTGCTCGATCCCAAGCCGGGCGCGGTGCCCTTCGGCATCCACATGATGGTGGGCAAGAACCACACCACCTTCCTCGCCGATACCACCATCAACGAACGGCCGAGCGCGGAACTGCTGGCGCATATCGCCAAGGAAACCGCCGCTGTCGCCCGCCGCATGGGGCACGAACCGCGGGTGGCTTTCCTCAGCTATTCGACGTTCGGCAACCCGTCGGGCCAGTGGCTCGGCAATATCCGCGACGCGGTGGCGATCCTCGATGCCGAACAGCCGGGCTTCGAATACGAAGGCGAGATGGCACCCGATGCCGCGCTCAACCCCAAGGTGATGGCGCTCTATCCTTTCAGCCGCCTGTCGGGCCCGGCCAATGTGCTGGTCATGCCCGGCCTGCAATCGGCCAATCTCTCGGCCAAGCTGCTGCGCGAACTCGCCGGCAACGCCACCATCGGACCGATGCTGATCGGGATGGAAAAGCCGGTGCAGATCGCCCCGATGACCGCGATTGCGCCCGATATCCTCACCTTGGCGGTGCTGGCCGCCGCAGGCGTGGTGGGTTAA